A window of the Brassica oleracea var. oleracea cultivar TO1000 chromosome C1, BOL, whole genome shotgun sequence genome harbors these coding sequences:
- the LOC106314258 gene encoding uncharacterized protein DDB_G0284459-like, with protein sequence MVERRSSKKTTQLGNKEDQNPRKFYSRFLFKALILVVFCSIVPVFLSQTPELANQTRLLELLHLVFVGLAVSYGLLSRRNYDGGGSSNNDHKADHNNTNPHAYVPKLLEVSSVFNVGHESESDPSDDSSGDRHKIQTWRNKYHMKSPEVVLSRENKTRFVDRVGSGVREKPLLLPVRSLNYSRVSDDSRGPWEKVRSKRELLKSLGDDNSDVLPSPIPWRSRSSSSTEVESQPLIKTQANLTSSSSSSRPLPKLTTESGVETDEDTVRKQRFRPSPPSPPPPPPLPAFYNSASRKENSLGVNRMESRESVQKKKFSGGEFHPPPPPPPPPPMDYYKSPPTKLRASSERRKSSEQKTKRNSPKKVWWSDPIVESKEHRVTRGDTEKNDGRGFLGSKAGDESEDEERRRREDDEHREIEEKKIEDEGACGNNSDVDKKADEFIAKFREQIRLQRIESIKRSTNKISANSSK encoded by the coding sequence ATGGTGGAAAGAAGAAGCTCCAAGAAGACAACCCAATTGGGTAACAAAGAAGATCAAAACCCTAGAAAATTCTACTCTCGATTCCTCTTCAAAGCCCTAATCCTCGTCGTGTTCTGCTCCATCGTACCTGTCTTCCTCTCCCAGACACCGGAGCTCGCTAACCAAACCAGACTCCTCGAGCTTCTCCACCTTGTTTTCGTGGGACTCGCAGTCTCTTACGGCCTCTTAAGTCGCCGGAACTACGACGGAGGCGGATCAAGCAATAACGATCACAAAGCTGATCATAACAATACTAATCCGCATGCCTACGTTCCTAAGCTTCTTGAAGTATCCTCTGTTTTCAACGTGGGTCACGAGAGTGAATCTGATCCGTCCGATGATTCCTCCGGCGATCGCCATAAGATTCAAACATGGAGGAACAAGTACCACATGAAAAGTCCCGAAGTTGTTCTCTCCAGAGAGAACAAGACTCGGTTCGTTGATCGAGTTGGTTCAGGGGTCAGAGAGAAGCCTCTACTTTTGCCTGTTCGTAGCTTGAACTATTCTCGTGTTTCTGATGACTCCAGAGGCCCATGGGAGAAAGTGAGATCGAAGAGAGAGCTGCTCAAGAGTCTCGGTGATGATAACAGCGATGTGCTTCCTTCTCCTATTCCATGGAGGTCCCGATCATCATCGTCAACGGAGGTTGAATCTCAGCCGTTGATCAAGACTCAGGCGAATCTGACGTCGTCTTCCTCTTCTTCGCGACCTTTACCTAAGCTCACAACTGAGTCCGGTGTGGAAACGGATGAAGACACCGTGAGGAAGCAGAGGTTTCGCCCATCACCTCCTTCTCCTCCGCCTCCGCCGCCGTTACCGGCGTTTTACAACTCGGCGTCGAGAAAGGAAAATTCTCTTGGAGTTAACAGGATGGAGTCTAGAGAATCAGTTCAGAAGAAGAAGTTTTCAGGCGGTGAGTTTCATCCTCCGCCGCCTCCGCCACCACCACCTCCGATGGACTACTACAAGTCGCCTCCGACGAAACTCAGAGCAAGCAGCGAACGGAGAAAATCTTCGGAGCAAAAGACGAAAAGAAACTCTCCTAAAAAGGTGTGGTGGTCTGATCCCATCGTAGAATCGAAGGAACATAGGGTTACTAGAGGAGACACGGAGAAGAATGATGGAAGAGGTTTCTTGGGAAGCAAGGCAGGTGATGAATCGGAGGATGAAGAACGTAGAAGAAGAGAAGATGATGAACACCGCGAGATCGAGGAGAAGAAGATAGAGGATGAAGGAGCTTGTGGTAACAACAGTGACGTGGACAAGAAGGCTGATGAGTTCATTGCAAAGTTCAGAGAACAGATTAGGTTACAAAGAATCGAATCCATCAAGAGGTCTACTAATAAGATCTCTGCTAATTCTTCAAAGTAG